The Winogradskyella schleiferi genome has a window encoding:
- a CDS encoding DUF6913 domain-containing protein translates to MILKAFKEKSNRKYVNKLLAERQPSVNNTKIKTVAVLLNASEFHEFEVFRVYFKALNLTSPKHKIVAFTMDDKLEHNKWNAHFSPKDFGWNGKIKNLDLEAFINEPYDMLVCFFKNPVLQLDLITAASKANLKVGISAEHDRFYDLIIDVELKDINIFKQELKKYLNILKKI, encoded by the coding sequence ATGATTTTAAAAGCATTTAAGGAAAAATCAAATCGAAAATATGTCAACAAATTGTTGGCTGAGCGTCAACCTTCTGTAAACAACACTAAAATTAAGACGGTTGCGGTATTGCTTAATGCTAGTGAATTTCATGAATTTGAAGTGTTTAGGGTATATTTCAAAGCATTGAATTTAACGTCTCCAAAGCACAAAATTGTGGCGTTTACTATGGACGATAAATTGGAACATAATAAATGGAACGCTCATTTTAGCCCAAAGGATTTCGGTTGGAACGGAAAAATAAAAAACCTGGATCTAGAAGCGTTTATAAATGAACCTTATGATATGTTGGTTTGCTTTTTTAAAAATCCAGTTTTACAATTGGATCTCATAACGGCCGCATCCAAAGCTAATTTAAAAGTGGGTATATCAGCAGAACATGATCGCTTTTACGATTTAATTATTGATGTTGAACTAAAGGATATCAATATTTTTAAACAAGAATTGAAAAAATATTTAAACATTCTAAAAAAAATATAA
- a CDS encoding GNAT family N-acetyltransferase has protein sequence MRKDTIVIREIEAKDNPKIAKAIRSVLVEMGAPKVGTAYEDVALDRMTETYGETNMVYFVVEKNDDIIGGAGIAPLDNYDGNVCELQKMYFMPEARGKGLGTEMMEKCLDFAKQAGFGQCYLETLPYMNDARKLYSKVGFKSIEKPMGNTGHYSCTVWMLKDL, from the coding sequence GTGCGTAAAGATACTATTGTTATTCGAGAAATTGAAGCCAAGGACAACCCTAAAATTGCCAAGGCCATTCGTTCCGTTTTAGTAGAAATGGGAGCGCCAAAAGTTGGAACGGCTTATGAAGATGTCGCTTTAGATCGCATGACGGAAACTTATGGCGAAACTAATATGGTTTATTTTGTAGTGGAAAAAAATGATGACATTATTGGAGGTGCAGGAATTGCGCCTTTAGATAATTACGATGGTAATGTTTGCGAATTACAGAAAATGTATTTTATGCCAGAAGCTAGGGGAAAAGGTTTGGGAACTGAAATGATGGAAAAATGTCTTGATTTTGCAAAGCAAGCTGGTTTTGGTCAATGTTATTTAGAAACCTTGCCTTATATGAACGATGCGCGTAAATTATATAGTAAAGTAGGTTTTAAAAGTATAGAGAAGCCCATGGGAAATACAGGTCATTATTCTTGTACGGTTTGGATGTTAAAAGATTTATAG
- a CDS encoding IMPACT family protein, translating to MENDIYKTITKPAQGELFKDKNSKFFGFAFPVSNEEQIKQHLEDLKKEHYAARHWCYAYQIGTESIQYRANDDGEPNNSAGMPIYGQIQSFEVTNILIVVIRYYGGVKLGVGGLINAYRTAAQLAMEASKIVERTINKDYQLKFEYKNMSKVMRLLKENDVEIIDQTLELNCLLEISVRKNHSSKLFDLFEQFFGVDIKEL from the coding sequence ATGGAAAACGATATTTACAAAACAATTACAAAACCAGCGCAAGGCGAATTGTTTAAGGACAAAAACAGCAAATTCTTTGGTTTTGCATTTCCTGTAAGCAACGAAGAGCAAATTAAACAACACCTAGAAGATTTAAAAAAAGAACATTATGCTGCTAGACATTGGTGTTACGCCTACCAAATAGGAACCGAATCAATTCAATACAGAGCAAATGATGACGGCGAGCCGAATAATTCTGCAGGCATGCCAATTTACGGACAGATTCAATCTTTTGAAGTGACCAACATCTTAATTGTTGTGATTCGTTATTATGGCGGCGTAAAATTAGGCGTCGGAGGACTAATAAATGCTTATCGAACTGCAGCACAATTGGCAATGGAAGCTTCAAAAATTGTTGAACGAACAATCAACAAAGACTATCAGCTCAAATTTGAATATAAAAACATGAGCAAAGTAATGCGATTATTGAAAGAAAACGACGTTGAAATCATAGATCAAACCTTAGAATTAAATTGCCTGTTAGAAATATCTGTCAGAAAAAACCACAGTTCTAAACTATTTGATTTGTTCGAACAATTTTTCGGTGTTGACATCAAAGAATTATAA
- the ribD gene encoding bifunctional diaminohydroxyphosphoribosylaminopyrimidine deaminase/5-amino-6-(5-phosphoribosylamino)uracil reductase RibD, producing MTIHETYIKRCLQIANNGLGSTRPNPMVGAVIIYQDSIIGEGFTSAYGGYHAEVNAINSVKDKTLLAKSTLYVTLEPCSHFGKTPPCSDLILAHKIPNVVIGCVDDNPEVSGKGIAKLKASGCHVIVGVLKEACKNHHKRFFTYHNKKRPYIILKWAETANGFMAPIHKDEKKPVWITNKYSRQLVHKWRAEEQAILVGTNTVIEDNPSLTVRDWTGNNPTRVVLDKDLKLDKDYSVFSDEAETIVLSSKLEARSMKNIEGRQMPEVGRWNNCNLEFIDWNLKNSIAKQIVTTLYKRNINSVIIEGGAKTLQTFIDEHLWDEARIFKGHAEFDEGVKAPKLNGRLISEIRILDDKLKILRP from the coding sequence TTGACAATACACGAAACCTACATAAAACGCTGTTTGCAAATTGCCAATAACGGATTGGGCAGCACAAGACCAAATCCTATGGTTGGTGCTGTGATTATTTATCAGGATTCAATTATTGGCGAAGGATTTACCAGTGCATATGGTGGCTATCATGCCGAAGTGAATGCCATAAATTCAGTGAAGGACAAAACGCTTTTAGCAAAAAGCACACTTTACGTCACATTGGAACCCTGTAGTCATTTTGGAAAAACACCACCTTGTAGCGATTTAATTTTAGCACATAAAATTCCGAATGTAGTTATTGGCTGTGTGGATGATAATCCTGAAGTTTCCGGAAAAGGTATTGCTAAGCTCAAAGCTTCAGGATGCCATGTAATTGTAGGTGTTTTGAAAGAAGCATGTAAAAATCACCACAAACGTTTTTTTACCTATCACAATAAAAAGCGTCCTTATATTATATTGAAATGGGCTGAAACTGCCAATGGATTTATGGCACCTATTCATAAGGACGAAAAAAAGCCGGTTTGGATTACCAACAAATATTCGCGTCAGCTAGTCCATAAGTGGCGCGCAGAAGAACAAGCGATTTTAGTGGGCACTAATACAGTTATTGAGGACAATCCGAGTTTAACGGTTCGGGATTGGACTGGCAATAACCCGACTAGAGTAGTTTTAGATAAGGATTTGAAGCTGGACAAAGATTACTCTGTGTTTAGCGATGAAGCCGAAACGATTGTTTTAAGCTCGAAGTTGGAAGCACGAAGCATGAAGAATATTGAAGGAAGACAGATGCCCGAAGTCGGAAGATGGAATAATTGTAATTTGGAATTTATCGATTGGAATTTGAAGAATTCAATTGCAAAACAAATTGTTACCACTTTATACAAGAGGAATATTAACTCTGTAATTATTGAAGGTGGCGCAAAAACGCTTCAAACTTTTATTGATGAACATCTTTGGGATGAAGCAAGGATTTTTAAAGGTCATGCTGAATTTGATGAAGGTGTAAAAGCACCAAAATTAAATGGGCGATTGATTTCTGAAATAAGGATTTTAGATGATAAACTAAAGATTCTCAGACCATGA
- a CDS encoding HAD family hydrolase, with translation MRFPISWEMNMIKTLIFDFGDVFINLDKQGAMKNALELFQLETFEADMIKTNELYEVGKISTSKFIQFYSSKFSDLNETEIIEAWNYILKDFPEHRLEFIKNLAQQKEYKLILLSNTNDMHIDFIKQNISFFDEFQDCFDAFYLSQEINLRKPNKDIFEFVLKENDLIANECLFIDDTKDNTDTADAMGFHTWNIDETTEDVVTLFETKNEFF, from the coding sequence ATGAGATTCCCAATTTCTTGGGAAATGAATATGATAAAAACACTAATTTTCGATTTTGGCGATGTATTTATCAACTTGGACAAACAAGGTGCGATGAAAAACGCTTTGGAATTGTTTCAACTTGAAACTTTCGAAGCGGATATGATAAAAACCAATGAACTCTATGAGGTTGGAAAGATTTCAACTTCAAAATTTATTCAGTTTTATAGCAGTAAATTTTCAGATCTGAATGAAACTGAAATTATTGAGGCTTGGAATTATATCCTTAAAGATTTTCCAGAACACAGGTTAGAATTCATTAAAAATTTAGCACAACAAAAAGAATACAAACTCATATTATTGAGTAATACCAATGATATGCACATTGATTTCATAAAGCAGAATATTTCATTTTTTGATGAGTTTCAAGACTGTTTTGACGCCTTTTATTTGTCACAAGAAATTAACCTAAGAAAACCAAATAAGGATATTTTTGAATTCGTGTTAAAAGAAAATGACCTTATCGCCAATGAATGCCTTTTTATTGATGACACCAAAGACAATACCGATACTGCTGATGCCATGGGTTTCCACACCTGGAATATCGATGAAACCACAGAAGATGTAGTCACACTATTTGAAACAAAAAACGAGTTCTTTTGA
- a CDS encoding 5'-nucleotidase C-terminal domain-containing protein, with amino-acid sequence MTIKHVLKLCFLLLIFSCASTEISKIEAKRIDIDENINPDQTVENFIKPYREHINKNMDSIISYAPESYSKSDGDYNTTIGNFMADAIFEEGNPIFNKRTGNTIDFVLFNHGGIRSTISKGNVTIRTAYQVMPFENSTVVVSLKGTQVNKMIEYLSKAKRAHPVSHQFQLILDKNDNVKSATVHGEPIDESKTYYVATNDYLYNGGDGMDFFHPNEGLDVLNYKIRDVLIDNFRKKDTLNPKRDNRFIQLKD; translated from the coding sequence ATGACTATTAAACATGTATTGAAACTCTGTTTTTTACTGCTCATCTTTTCTTGTGCATCGACAGAAATATCGAAAATCGAAGCTAAAAGAATTGATATAGACGAAAACATAAATCCCGATCAAACGGTTGAAAATTTTATTAAACCTTATAGAGAGCACATCAATAAAAATATGGATAGCATCATTTCGTATGCTCCAGAAAGCTATTCTAAATCTGATGGCGACTACAACACAACCATCGGAAATTTTATGGCAGATGCCATTTTTGAAGAAGGAAATCCAATTTTCAATAAGCGCACAGGAAACACTATTGATTTTGTACTGTTTAATCATGGCGGTATTCGTTCCACGATATCAAAAGGAAACGTTACTATTAGAACGGCTTACCAAGTTATGCCGTTTGAAAACTCTACAGTTGTGGTAAGTTTAAAAGGAACTCAAGTCAATAAGATGATAGAATATCTATCAAAAGCAAAACGTGCGCATCCTGTTTCGCACCAATTTCAATTGATATTGGATAAAAATGACAATGTTAAATCTGCAACTGTCCATGGAGAACCAATTGACGAATCGAAAACCTATTATGTGGCCACAAATGATTATCTCTACAATGGTGGTGATGGCATGGACTTCTTTCATCCCAATGAAGGTTTAGATGTATTGAATTATAAAATAAGAGATGTTTTAATTGATAATTTCAGGAAGAAAGACACCTTAAACCCTAAACGTGATAACCGTTTTATTCAACTAAAAGACTAA
- the dapA gene encoding 4-hydroxy-tetrahydrodipicolinate synthase, translating into MTKFIGTGVALITPFNADLSIDFDALERLVEYNIANGTDYLVISGTTGESVTVTPEEKKELITFIAKVNKGRLPLVLGIGGNNTANVVSEIKATDFSAIDGILSVSPYYSKPTQEGIYQHFKAIAEVSPKPIILYNVPGRTSSNMLPETTLRLAKDFENIVAVKEAGNNVHQYLELLRTKPKDFLILSGDDDLALGVALAGGSGVISVIGQALPKEFSEMIRLGIARKAKEAYDIHFKLMPITGMIFSENNPSGIKAVLSALGISKSHVRLPLVEATNQLKERIKSELKTLGKS; encoded by the coding sequence ATGACCAAATTTATAGGAACAGGCGTAGCATTGATTACTCCATTTAACGCAGATTTAAGTATAGATTTTGATGCTTTGGAGCGTTTAGTGGAATATAATATAGCAAACGGAACCGATTATTTAGTGATAAGTGGAACTACAGGCGAAAGTGTAACGGTTACTCCTGAAGAAAAAAAGGAATTGATCACCTTTATTGCTAAAGTAAATAAAGGACGATTGCCATTGGTTTTGGGCATTGGAGGTAACAATACAGCAAATGTGGTCAGTGAAATTAAAGCCACGGACTTTTCAGCCATAGATGGAATTTTATCGGTATCTCCATATTACAGCAAACCAACACAGGAAGGCATTTATCAACATTTTAAAGCTATTGCGGAAGTATCGCCAAAACCGATTATTTTATATAACGTTCCTGGTAGAACATCATCTAATATGTTGCCAGAAACCACGTTGCGATTAGCAAAAGATTTCGAAAATATCGTTGCTGTAAAGGAAGCAGGTAATAATGTGCACCAATATTTAGAATTATTGAGAACCAAACCCAAAGATTTTTTAATCTTATCTGGAGATGATGATTTAGCTTTAGGTGTAGCATTAGCTGGAGGTTCTGGTGTGATTTCTGTAATTGGGCAAGCACTGCCAAAGGAATTTTCTGAAATGATAAGATTAGGTATCGCACGTAAAGCGAAGGAAGCCTATGATATTCATTTTAAGTTAATGCCAATTACAGGAATGATATTTTCAGAAAATAATCCTTCTGGTATCAAAGCTGTGTTGTCGGCATTGGGAATTTCTAAATCACATGTGCGTTTACCATTGGTTGAAGCTACAAATCAACTAAAAGAAAGGATCAAATCTGAGCTAAAAACTTTAGGTAAAAGTTAA
- a CDS encoding LEA type 2 family protein — protein MVIRFLMFFLTFTVLFNCSVTEKPEFVKLDNIQVVDSNSKNITLKADAFFLNKNDVGGTLKTDDLKVYINELEVASVMSDEFDVPKRENFTIPLTVNVPTDSIISDKNLGSLLGSLLSQSLKVHYKGEIKYRIMGYSSTYTVDEIQDVKLKL, from the coding sequence ATGGTTATAAGATTCTTAATGTTTTTCCTAACTTTTACAGTACTTTTCAACTGTTCGGTAACCGAAAAACCCGAATTTGTTAAACTCGATAATATTCAAGTCGTTGACTCTAACTCTAAAAATATAACGCTCAAAGCGGATGCTTTTTTCCTTAATAAAAATGATGTTGGTGGTACCTTAAAAACTGATGACTTAAAAGTTTACATTAATGAGCTGGAAGTCGCTTCTGTGATGTCTGATGAATTTGATGTACCAAAAAGAGAAAATTTCACAATTCCACTCACTGTAAACGTACCAACCGATAGCATTATCTCTGATAAAAACCTTGGAAGTTTATTAGGCAGTTTACTTTCCCAAAGTCTAAAAGTGCACTATAAAGGCGAAATAAAATATAGAATTATGGGTTATTCCTCAACATATACGGTTGATGAAATCCAGGATGTAAAACTAAAACTCTAA
- a CDS encoding EamA family transporter: protein MIYLLISILSSTAIFVVFKLLKKNNINTLHAIVVNYFTACFCGYLLYKGAIVPSEIIQSNWFVAAIMLGFLFIAIFNVMALTAQKNGLSVASVASKMSVIIPIVFGILVFNESVGFQKITGIIIALVAVYLTSVKQKGNVVITQSIYLPIILFLGSGIIDTSINYFAPNDNIPLFSATIFAMAAIIGVILSIGKGIESKSPYKLNVIPFGIVLGIVNYGSIHFLLMALRVENTESSTLFTINHIGILALSTLIGLVLFKEKISKMNWIGIILALISILLVTLS from the coding sequence TTGATTTATCTACTTATCAGTATTTTATCGTCTACAGCTATTTTTGTAGTATTTAAGTTGTTGAAAAAAAATAACATCAACACCTTACATGCTATTGTTGTTAACTATTTTACAGCTTGCTTTTGTGGCTACCTACTTTATAAAGGAGCAATTGTTCCATCAGAAATCATACAATCAAATTGGTTTGTAGCAGCTATAATGCTCGGCTTTTTGTTTATTGCCATATTTAATGTGATGGCTTTGACAGCTCAAAAAAACGGCTTATCAGTCGCTTCCGTTGCCAGTAAAATGAGCGTCATTATCCCTATCGTATTTGGTATTTTAGTGTTTAATGAAAGTGTTGGTTTTCAAAAAATCACTGGGATTATCATTGCCTTAGTTGCTGTTTATCTAACCTCCGTAAAACAAAAAGGAAATGTTGTAATTACACAATCTATCTACTTACCTATTATTCTGTTTTTGGGTTCAGGAATTATAGATACGTCTATAAATTATTTTGCGCCAAACGATAACATTCCCCTATTCTCAGCTACTATTTTTGCTATGGCTGCAATAATTGGTGTAATTCTTTCAATAGGAAAAGGGATTGAATCTAAAAGTCCCTATAAACTCAATGTAATTCCGTTCGGAATCGTTTTAGGTATTGTAAACTATGGTTCGATTCATTTTTTGCTGATGGCACTACGCGTTGAAAACACAGAAAGCTCAACCTTATTTACCATTAATCATATTGGGATTTTGGCACTTTCTACATTAATTGGATTGGTGCTGTTTAAAGAAAAAATCTCTAAAATGAACTGGATCGGAATTATCTTGGCGCTAATTTCAATTCTATTAGTCACATTATCATAA
- the ligA gene encoding NAD-dependent DNA ligase LigA — translation MTIEQRIEILREELRQHNYNYYILDEPTISDYDFDIKLKELQTLEEQHPEFFDANSPTQRVGGAITKNFKTTVHDFRMYSLDNSYSKEDLLDWETRIKKMVDGEVNYTCELKYDGASMNITYENGKLLRAVTRGDGVQGDEVTANIKTINTVPLQLKGEYPERFDIRGEVILPIEGFLKMNEDRIANDEEPYRNPRNTASGSLKLQDSAEVARRPLEFLMYSIKGNNLTIESQYEGLEKARAWGFKVPPEAKLVKSIDAVLEYINYWDEHRHNLPYEIDGVVVKVNNLYQQDELGFTSKAPRWAMAYKFKAEQVSTRLNEITYQVGRTGAITPVANLEPVQLAGTIVKRASLHNADQIEKLDIREGDEVFVEKGGEIIPKIIAVDLAKRPEHSQPTQYITHCPECETQLVRLEGEAKHYCPNYNGCPPQVVGRIQHYISRKAMDIDGLGGETVALLVKEGLITNYSDLYELTVEQVIPLERMAEKSAENLINGIEASKQIPFERVLFALGIRYVGETVAKKLAKHYKSIDALMFASTLDLVTVDEIGERIAESVVEFFSSEENKQIIARLKSFGVQLEISAEKLANQTDKLKGQTFVVSGVFETISRNELKKLIEDNGGKVSSSISSKTSYVVAGDNMGPSKRTKAENLNIPILTEMGFLAKLK, via the coding sequence ATGACGATAGAACAAAGAATAGAAATCCTAAGAGAAGAACTACGCCAGCACAACTACAATTACTATATTTTAGATGAGCCGACGATTAGCGATTACGATTTCGATATTAAATTAAAAGAACTTCAAACCTTAGAAGAGCAGCATCCTGAGTTTTTCGATGCCAATTCGCCAACACAACGCGTAGGTGGTGCCATTACCAAGAATTTTAAAACAACGGTTCACGATTTTAGAATGTATTCCTTGGACAATTCCTATTCCAAAGAAGATTTGTTGGATTGGGAAACTAGAATTAAAAAAATGGTCGATGGTGAGGTCAATTATACTTGCGAGCTGAAATACGATGGCGCTTCCATGAATATTACTTACGAGAATGGAAAATTATTAAGAGCAGTCACGCGAGGCGATGGTGTGCAAGGTGATGAAGTTACAGCAAATATAAAAACCATAAATACCGTTCCATTACAGTTAAAAGGCGAATATCCCGAACGGTTTGATATAAGAGGAGAGGTTATTCTGCCCATTGAAGGCTTTTTAAAAATGAACGAAGATCGTATTGCCAATGATGAGGAACCTTACCGAAATCCGAGAAATACAGCATCGGGAAGTTTAAAATTGCAAGATAGCGCTGAGGTGGCCAGAAGACCGTTGGAGTTTTTAATGTATAGTATAAAAGGGAATAACTTAACTATTGAATCCCAATATGAAGGACTTGAAAAAGCAAGAGCCTGGGGATTTAAGGTGCCCCCTGAAGCTAAATTGGTAAAATCGATTGATGCGGTTTTAGAATACATAAATTATTGGGATGAGCATAGACACAATCTACCTTACGAAATTGATGGCGTAGTGGTTAAGGTCAATAATCTATACCAACAAGATGAATTGGGTTTTACCTCAAAAGCACCTCGTTGGGCAATGGCCTATAAGTTTAAGGCCGAACAAGTTTCCACACGATTAAACGAAATAACCTATCAGGTTGGGAGAACAGGAGCGATAACACCAGTAGCCAATTTAGAACCTGTGCAATTGGCTGGTACTATTGTAAAACGAGCCTCACTTCATAATGCAGACCAAATTGAAAAGTTGGATATTAGGGAAGGCGATGAGGTATTTGTTGAAAAAGGAGGAGAAATAATTCCGAAGATCATTGCGGTAGATTTAGCTAAACGTCCCGAACATTCTCAACCCACACAATATATTACCCATTGTCCAGAATGTGAAACACAGCTCGTTAGGCTAGAGGGTGAAGCGAAACATTATTGTCCTAATTATAATGGCTGCCCACCACAGGTAGTTGGTAGGATTCAACATTACATATCCAGAAAGGCGATGGATATTGATGGTTTGGGTGGCGAAACCGTAGCTTTATTAGTTAAGGAAGGTTTGATTACTAATTATTCAGATTTATATGAATTGACCGTTGAACAAGTCATTCCGTTAGAGCGAATGGCAGAAAAAAGTGCCGAGAACTTAATTAATGGTATTGAAGCGTCAAAACAAATTCCGTTTGAGCGTGTGTTATTTGCATTGGGAATTCGGTATGTTGGCGAAACGGTTGCCAAAAAACTGGCAAAACACTACAAATCCATTGATGCTTTAATGTTTGCGTCAACGTTGGATTTGGTTACCGTTGATGAAATAGGAGAGCGGATAGCAGAAAGTGTAGTGGAATTTTTTAGTTCAGAAGAAAACAAGCAAATAATAGCGCGCTTAAAATCATTTGGTGTTCAGCTGGAAATTTCAGCAGAAAAATTAGCCAACCAAACCGATAAGTTAAAAGGACAAACCTTCGTCGTTTCAGGTGTGTTTGAAACCATATCTCGTAACGAACTTAAAAAACTGATAGAAGATAATGGCGGAAAAGTATCCTCGTCTATCTCATCTAAAACATCTTATGTCGTTGCTGGTGATAATATGGGACCAAGTAAGCGAACCAAGGCAGAAAATTTGAATATTCCAATACTGACTGAAATGGGGTTTTTGGCAAAATTGAAATAA
- the prmC gene encoding peptide chain release factor N(5)-glutamine methyltransferase, whose translation MKLLDLQNIYHKELDAIYGKDEVNSFFYLCTEHYLNVPRIQMTLEPEFTITKPETDTFFTVLEELKQQKPIQYILRETEFYGLPFKVNEHVLIPRPETEELVDLIIKCHSERSEKSQIKILDIGTGSGCIAISLAKNLPNADVYALDISKEALSVAKENAKLNNVNIRFIEANILNEICHSALDAQSTYDIIVSNPPYVRELEKQEIKPNVLDNEPHLALFVEDNNPLVFYKAITNFALKNLKENGRLYFEINQYLGEETRELLIDADFRDVDLIKDLNGNYRILKGKRF comes from the coding sequence GTGAAATTATTAGACCTTCAAAATATATATCATAAAGAATTAGATGCTATTTATGGCAAGGACGAAGTAAATAGTTTTTTCTATTTGTGTACGGAACATTATCTAAATGTACCCAGAATTCAAATGACCTTAGAACCAGAATTTACAATCACAAAACCTGAAACCGATACGTTTTTTACGGTTTTGGAAGAATTAAAACAGCAAAAACCGATACAATATATATTAAGGGAAACGGAATTCTACGGATTGCCTTTTAAAGTGAATGAGCACGTGCTGATTCCAAGACCTGAAACGGAAGAATTGGTCGATTTAATTATTAAATGTCATTCAGAGCGAAGCGAAAAATCTCAAATTAAGATCTTGGATATTGGAACTGGCTCTGGTTGTATTGCCATTTCTTTGGCTAAAAATTTGCCAAATGCTGATGTATATGCTTTAGATATAAGCAAAGAGGCTTTAAGTGTGGCAAAAGAAAATGCAAAACTAAATAATGTAAATATCAGATTCATCGAAGCGAACATATTAAATGAAATTTGTCATTCCGCACTTGATGCGCAATCCACTTATGATATTATTGTATCCAATCCGCCTTATGTTAGAGAACTTGAAAAACAAGAGATAAAACCTAACGTTTTAGATAACGAACCGCATTTGGCTTTGTTTGTAGAAGATAATAATCCATTAGTGTTTTATAAAGCGATTACCAACTTTGCTTTAAAAAATCTAAAAGAAAATGGCCGGTTATATTTTGAAATTAATCAATATCTTGGAGAGGAAACTAGAGAATTATTAATTGATGCTGATTTTCGAGATGTTGATTTAATTAAGGATTTGAATGGAAATTATAGAATTTTGAAAGGTAAACGCTTCTAA
- a CDS encoding metallophosphatase, translating into MKRRQFIQKSTAATVLASVGGLSLQSFSPSKTKKITILHTNDVHSHIDPFGPDDSRNANKGGVARRATLVESIRQENPNTLLLDAGDIFQGTPYFNYYGGELEFKLMSMLKYDLATIGNHDFDNGIDGLYAQMPHADFEFVSANYDFSNTLMDTHVKPYKIIIKDGIKIGIFGLGVKLEGLVDKNLYKETVYQDPIAKAQDMSRLLKEEQACDLVICLSHIGYYYKNMPDRVSDINLARATKDIDLIIGGHTHTFLPKPTIEKNSIGKNVLVNQVGAYGLYLGKVDFYFEPGKKVKADGVSIIV; encoded by the coding sequence ATGAAAAGAAGACAATTTATACAAAAATCAACTGCAGCAACCGTTTTAGCCAGTGTTGGTGGACTGAGCTTACAATCTTTTAGCCCTTCTAAAACAAAGAAAATAACCATTCTACATACCAATGACGTGCACAGCCATATTGATCCATTTGGACCAGATGATAGCAGAAATGCCAACAAAGGTGGTGTCGCACGACGAGCTACTTTGGTAGAATCGATTAGACAAGAGAATCCGAATACCTTGTTATTGGATGCTGGAGATATTTTTCAAGGCACTCCTTATTTTAATTATTATGGCGGTGAATTAGAGTTTAAACTAATGAGTATGCTAAAATATGATTTAGCCACTATTGGTAATCACGATTTTGATAATGGTATTGACGGACTATATGCCCAAATGCCGCATGCTGATTTCGAATTTGTTTCTGCCAATTACGATTTCTCAAATACGTTAATGGATACGCATGTGAAGCCTTATAAAATTATCATTAAGGATGGTATTAAAATCGGGATTTTTGGTTTAGGCGTTAAACTTGAAGGCCTGGTAGATAAAAACCTGTATAAGGAAACCGTTTACCAGGACCCAATTGCAAAAGCACAAGATATGTCCCGACTTTTAAAAGAAGAGCAAGCTTGTGATTTGGTTATATGCTTGAGTCATATAGGTTATTACTACAAGAATATGCCAGATAGAGTAAGTGACATTAATTTAGCACGTGCCACAAAAGATATCGACTTAATCATTGGTGGCCACACACATACCTTTTTACCAAAACCAACCATAGAAAAAAATAGTATTGGCAAAAATGTATTGGTCAATCAAGTTGGTGCATATGGTTTATATCTTGGGAAAGTTGATTTCTATTTTGAACCTGGAAAAAAGGTGAAAGCTGATGGTGTTTCTATTATTGTTTAG